Proteins from a genomic interval of Papaver somniferum cultivar HN1 chromosome 4, ASM357369v1, whole genome shotgun sequence:
- the LOC113272504 gene encoding protein FAR1-RELATED SEQUENCE 5-like, with amino-acid sequence METTIGNNETGCNDMSSKDLKPAVGLEFSSIEIADLFYKEYGRSKGFSTRKTSSYASANRGGISKVIFVCGCEGVYGKDPNYDDSNSFDDDEVEQEVVKRKKNTSTMRTNCKAMMRIALDVKCKIWYTNAFVDEHNHVMVSPKKRVLMRSNKYMLSEANSLAGAFNKNRLPVGKIASLFGHSENNTFTPREVYNHLRMVRKSLLDVGDAEALLDYFRKRTIENPSFYYAIQVDEVGRAENLFWVDARSRMAYSRFADAVTFDTTYRTNKYNMPFAPFIGTNLDLHYSEIRQKRLLHGCLRRGLKKWEVPPPFNIIHISNFIDLNQTSLRQLVESCDQALERMYVREREEDYKSIHMKRIFASQDLLVRHASKVFTRVIFNKVHDEFNASLKYQSKIIEVNGDEHSYKVFWKVDEDIVEEFPLKINALTKSGTCGCQNFEFKGISCRHLHHILVSRLYETEIPPHFIMERWTINANKCAVLGSDRLEINDDKVGIEAMRISHCCRRSSKLAYMFLGKSEKAYEMAMDFLNQAFEKAREIDNVELEKEHGEDITIDQACTNAVEVPDDVSNATTAAKMILGDPRISQTKEWYRTVPDKKKPRTYKYFKYEGHDPRTCKQKKADQLAAASANSGSGTA; translated from the exons ATGGAAACTACTATTGGAAATAATGAAACTGGTTGTAATGATATGTCATCCAAAGATCTCAAACCAGCAGTTGGTTTGGAATTTTCTTCTATTGAAATAGCTGATTTATTCTACAAAGAATATGGGAGAAGCAAGGGATTTTCTACACgtaagacatcatcatatgccaGTGCGAATAGGGGAGGTATAAGTAAAGTTATATTTGTTTGTGGTTGTGAAGGTGTCTACGGTAAAGATCCTAATTATGATGATTCAAATAGTTTTGACGATGATGAAGTCGAACAGGAGGTTGTGAAGAGGAAAAAGAACACTTCAACCATGAGAACAAATTGTAAAGCTATGATGCGTATAGCTTTGGATGTAAAATGTAAGATATGGTATACAAATGCAtttgtggatgaacacaatcatgttatGGTCTCTCCTAAAAAGAGAGTTCTCATGAGGTCAAACAAGTATATGCTAAGTGAAGCTAACAGCTTGGCTGGGGCATTTAACAAAAATAGGCTCCCAGTTGGTAAGATTGCATCATTATTCGGGCATAGTGAAAATAATACATTCACTCCTAGGGAGGTTTACAATCATTTGAGGATGGTTAGGAAATCTCTATTAGATGTTGGAGATGCAGAAGCCTTGCTTGACTACTTCAGGAAAAGAACAATTGAGAACCCCAGTTTTTATTATGCAATACAAGTTGATGAAGTAGGGAGGGCAGAAAATTTGTTTTGGGTTGATGCACGTTCGCGGATGGCATATAGTCGTTTTGCAGATGCTGTAACGTTCGATACAACATATAGGACCAACAAATATAATATGCCCTTTGCTCCTTTTATAGGTACGAATTTGGATTTGCATTACTCGGAGATAAGACAAAAGAGACTTTTACATGGTTGTTTAAGACGCGGCTTGAAGAAATGGGAG gtacccccgcCATTCAATATCATTCATATCAGCAACTTTATAGATTTGAATCA GACATCTCTACGACAATTAGTCGAAAGTTGTGATCAGGCACTGGAAAGAATGTATGTTAGAGAAAGGGAAGAAGACTACAAGTCTATCCACATGAAGCGTATATTTGCCTCACAAGATTTATTGGTAAGGCATGCATCTAAGGTTTTTACTCGCGTTATCTTTAACAAAGTTCATGACGAGTTTAATGCGTCTTTGAAGTATCAATCAAAAATAATTGAGGTCAATGGTGATGAGCACTCTTATAAAGTATTCTGGAAAGTAGACGAAGATATAGTGGAAGAATTTCCGTTAAAGATTAATGCGTTAACCAAAAGTGGTACATGTGGTTGCCAAAATTTTGAATTCAAGGGGATATCATGTAGACATTTGCATCATATTTTAGTATCTCGCCTTTACGAGACAGAGATTCCACCTCATTTTATAATGGAAAGGTGGACAATAAATGCTAACAAGTGTGCGGTTTTAGGTTCTGATCGCTTGGAAATAAATGATGATAAGGTTGGAATTGAAGCCATGCGGATCAGTCATTGTTGCCGACGATCATCTAAGCTAGCGTACATGTTTTTGGGTAAATCAGAAAAAGCATACGAGATGGCAATGGATTTTCTTAACCAAGCATTTGAGAAGGCTAGAGAGATAGACAATGTTGAACTTGAAAAAGAACATGGTGAAGACATAACTATTGATCAGGCATGCACCAACGCTGTAGAGGTACCTGACGATGTTTCGAATGCTACTACCGCTGCTAAGATGATCTTGGGTGATCCACGCATCTCCCAGACGAAAG AGTGGTATAGAACTGTGCCAGACAAGAAAAAACCTAGAACTTACAAGTACTTCAAGTATGAAGGTCACGACCCTCGTACTTGCAAACAAAAAAAAGCTGATCAgttagctgctgctagtgctaaCAGTGGTAGTGGTACTGCGTGA